ACTAATAATAGCTTAAAATATTCTAGACCAGTACAGATAAATAATACCACAACTCTTAAATTTATATGCATTGATAATAAGGGGAAAAAATCTGCTATTGTTACAGAAAAATACATAATAAATAAAACTAAACCAGCAGTTGTTTTAACAACTCCTAAAAACGGTTCTAAAGGATTTTCCAGGACAGCGATTATAACTATTAAATTCAGCACTAACATTAAAAGTAGCAGCACTTGGTCCCAAATTTATATTAAAAATCTTAAAACAGGTAAAAAACCGGTGATCACTAAAACAATAAGTGGAAACACTCTAAAAATAAAGATGACTTTAAGAAGAATGTCTTATAATAACTATAAAGTATACATCCCATCTTCAGCTATTAAAGATAGTAATGGCAATAATATGGTTAAATACTATTCTTTCAACTTTAAAACCGGAAAATATTAAATATTACCGTACATATATACGGGATAATCATGATGGAATTGCAAAAAATTGGACTCAATCCAAACCCTATTTTACAGAAATAATAATCGCTTTAAAATAAAAAAATATTAGAATGTTTGTGTTTAAAACTCTTAGAAAAACATAGCTGAATATTTTTTAAAATAATAAGAATAATATTAATGAAATTATTCTTTCTTAATTGTTTTTATTTTATATCAAATCATTCGATGAATCTTTTTAGTAGTCCACTGCTTCCGAGTGTGGTATTAGCACCATAATATACATACGGGTTAGAGAATGCAGATGTCCAAGTTCATTCAGATGAATTAGAAAAAAATAACCCATTGCGTTTTTATAACGAAATAATCAAGAAAAAAAGATATTATTGAACTAATAAATGTTAACTAAAAGGAAAACTACTATTTAATAAAAATCCAAAATTATTTTATTATAATTACTTAAAAATATAATCTATTGATTAGGTATGATACTATGGATCCCAAGAAAATCCAATTACCACGTGAAATCCACACTGGTGCTGGAGTAATCACAAAAACAGGGGCAATATGCCGGGACTTAAGGTTTAAAGGTAATGTTCTGGTAGTAAGTGGCCCGAAAACTCTGAAAATTGGCGGTGAAAAAGCCATTACCAGTCTTCAAAATGAAGGATTTAATGTTAACCAAATTACAATCAAAGAAGCATCTATAAAAGCGGTTGAAAGCGTTCAGGACATGGTTAATGACGTCTCCCTTGTTTTAGGAGTGGGCGGAGGTAAAGTGATTGATGTTGCAAAACTTGCATCAACACGTTCCAATGTGCATTTTATAAGTGTTCCCACTGCAGCTTCTCACGATGGAATTGCTTCACCTCGTGCTTCAATACGAAATGGAGAAGGAACTGTTTCATTAGAAGCTAACTCTCCTTTAGGACTCATTGCTGATACTAACATAATCAGCAAAGCACCTCTAAAATTTTTAGCCGCAGGATGTGGAGATATAGTCTCAAATTACACAGCCATACTTGATTGGAAACTTTCAAATAGATTATTAAACGAAAATTATAGCGAATCTGCATCTGCTTTATCTTTAATGACTGCAAAAATGATTATAAAATCAGCTGATGCCATAAAAGAAGGTTTAGAAGAAAGTGCACGAGTTGTTGTTAAATCATTAATAAGCAGTAGTATCGCTATGAGTATCGCTG
The DNA window shown above is from Methanobacterium alcaliphilum and carries:
- a CDS encoding NAD(P)-dependent glycerol-1-phosphate dehydrogenase; this translates as MDPKKIQLPREIHTGAGVITKTGAICRDLRFKGNVLVVSGPKTLKIGGEKAITSLQNEGFNVNQITIKEASIKAVESVQDMVNDVSLVLGVGGGKVIDVAKLASTRSNVHFISVPTAASHDGIASPRASIRNGEGTVSLEANSPLGLIADTNIISKAPLKFLAAGCGDIVSNYTAILDWKLSNRLLNENYSESASALSLMTAKMIIKSADAIKEGLEESARVVVKSLISSSIAMSIAGSSRPASGSEHKFSHALDLVAPEPALHGEQCGVGTIMMMHLHGGDWQFIRDALKKMKAPTTAQELGIDDKYIIKALTIAHSIRKDRYTILGDRGLTPEAAEKLAIKTEVI